tcATCAAACACctcaactgtttttatttcaatgtaagaCTAGTTTCATACTCACTTGTATACTTTTTTCCAATACAATCCACATATATAAAcgaagttatatttaaaactgggAGAATGGTTTCAGAATCTTTACTTCACAACAACAGCAAGCTATTTTGTTGAAGTTTGTGAACGAGTCATGTTCCTTGGCAGATCTCCTACGCTAGTCCTGCCCGCCTTGAACTGTCTTGACCACCTCTGTATGGTACTCAGAGGAAGACTCTTTCCGAAGACTGCTCTCAGGCGCTCAAATACCTCTTTGGGCCCTGCCCCCTCGGCGGTGAGGAACTGGATGACGACCCTCTCCTGCAAGCGAGGGTCCAAGGTCCAAGAGAGTCGTTCTTCAGACCCCGCCACATCCTTCAGGTCCCTCGTCTCGTTCCCAAACACATCCTTCAGGCGTCTCTCGATCTCGTCCGGAAGCACTTTCTCCTTCGTCAGGAAATGTATCACCACACGCTGTTTCACACCCACGTCCACATCTTTCAGTTTTGTTTTCTTCGTTCCTGCCACTGAAGCTGTTGAAATctcgaagaagaagaaaataaaaagaagaggaaaTAACCTGCTGGGAATGTATACAACTCTGACATAAAGCATAACttggaaaaattaatttgttttgaaatactgATTCAAATAGTATAACAAATCGTATTATTTAATGagcacaaaagaaataaatattgtttttaaacacgcATACTTTAGTTGAGATTATTAAGCATAACTTGGATTgaaaaaatactttgaatatttCGACCATACTATCAATGCAGTAAAGATAAGCTATAATTCATTGCAAACGTCATATTATTGACATCAGATAAGATTTATTGACGTAGATGTAGGTCAGATTATCAGATTGTTTGTAGGTGAGATTTAAGTTGTATATTCgtcttctattttaattttattttcggGACTATGTTGCCTAGGTAAATTCATTTAATATACGGAACACTTAATATTActgtttaagaatttattttgctacaaatttataacttaaattctGTTCTACTGCATGAGTATTCATattcaaaacagttaaaacaatttcatggaccatacctttttttaaattttagtacattGCACGCATTGTAGaatatagaattaattaatttattacttttaccgAGTTACgtgtaaaaaatgtcattatgaacaatagtatttttttcGAAATGaactacaattttatatactgtatgtcaatgtatttttttatttatgattgcTAATTTTACACAAGTCTTTAATGAAATTCCACACCCATCAGCTCACAGttcttttctaaatattaaaaatatttcagaacattttaatatgacataaacctATTAAATAATGATGTCCGTAACGAATGACGGAAAAAAGGTTTTGCTTAGATGTCGGCACACAGGGCTACAATATAGTTATCTCTGTTTGTTAAgtttttcattcattttcatttagttttttcatttacatataatacaaatatagtgataatattATACACGAGAAGGTCCCACATGGGCAAAAGtctgtgtgtgagaaccgagtccatcttcactaGAGGTGGCAATCACAAATAGTAtactaatatacaatgtaaagttttgaataatattaaaatagtatgatttaaagataactaaaaataactaattgtaacatactctgtttggatgcatattaactacattcaagcagtgtaaaaagtgataatttaatcagttatgataatgaaactacatgacaaagatgcaacaaattctaTTATATGAAGTTATATGGCTATATATTATGTAAGAAAACATACGAGATGAGCTTAAAGAGTgcgcaagaaacattattttaagagctataaaaaaggaaaagaatagaaaaagaaaaagataGACAGAAACTAATCGTTTTATTGTTGTCAATTTTATAGAACCAACACTATATCGAAATTAATGCATTCCTTCACAAGGAAAAAAAACGCACGCACGGCTTTTCAGTACAAATGTATGtagaacacattttattattttatacattagttTCTAATGATTTGAAAGTGTTCTCATTCATATCAAGGAAAAAAATAAGTAGAAGAGACCAATACAGAACCACTTCATCACTCGGCAGCGTGTTTGAGTCAGTTTCAATTGACAGAACTTTGTTTACTGTTTCTTCGATGGATGAGAGTTCTGCAGTGAACGTTCTTACTGAACTTTATCTTTCAAATCCGTCTTGAATACTGCCTTAGACTTTTGTTGGCTATATCCCAATAGTTAATCAGTTAGtaatgaaattcattaatttatataatccatATATTTCATTTCCGATTAGGTCATGAACAGAACTAAAACCTAATAAAACCTTATTAAActaaagtatataaaacacagtatacttaaaatattgaacTGAAAAGTTCGTAGTTCGCAAAGATGTCCTTGTTCAATGTTTCGACAGTTTCATAAACTATGTCCTATTACTAACATGTTTAACGTGTCTTAACATGTTTTCGGAAATGCTTACTTTACGATAGCTTCAGATCGTTTGAACTACTGGTTCTCACgggtttttttattactttttatggcATTTCATTAATAAGGGTGTTgctaagttttattttgtaaattctgtaaGCCAAtgaggtttatatatatatatatatatatatatatatatatatatatatatatatatatggatttgGCTACAGATATAGTATTTTAGGTATTGAATTTTTACAGCGCAGCAATGGAAACTATTGAAAAATAAGAACTTCATTTTTTTGTTCCTTCTAAAcctgtattgtataaaaatgttcatttataaatGACGATATACTTCGTAGGTCAGCATAAGCAAGACCTATACGGAGGACAATAcgagagaaaaatattttcttatggtaaaatatttaactgtacaaAACGAAATTCAGCTAACGTCcaagaaataaaagataattttaaaaatcgttCTTCTTGTCATAACAAACCAAATGCCTAAGAGTGTCATGGTTTATATTACCAAGTATAAGATCTATAGTAAAGTATTTATACCTTTATAAAGCAT
This genomic stretch from Homalodisca vitripennis isolate AUS2020 chromosome 6, UT_GWSS_2.1, whole genome shotgun sequence harbors:
- the LOC124364454 gene encoding uncharacterized protein LOC124364454 translates to MLYVRVVYIPSRLFPLLFIFFFFEISTASVAGTKKTKLKDVDVGVKQRVVIHFLTKEKVLPDEIERRLKDVFGNETRDLKDVAGSEERLSWTLDPRLQERVVIQFLTAEGAGPKEVFERLRAVFGKSLPLSTIQRWSRQFKAGRTSVGDLPRNMTRSQTSTK